One window of the Streptococcus parasanguinis ATCC 15912 genome contains the following:
- a CDS encoding Cof-type HAD-IIB family hydrolase, with translation MKNNDIKLIATDMDGTFLNDQHQYDQDLLRKVLVSCKEKGIYFAAASGRALLSLKSLFKGFEDQMIFIAENGSVVEFHGEDLYEATMSKDFYLGVFEALKSSPYADPNKLLLTGKKGSYVLETVDPDYLALSQNYNENIQKVKSLADIQDEIFKLTTNFDAALVLEGEQWVTENIPGVKAMTTGFESIDIVLDYVDKGVAITALADKLGISMDQVMAFGDNLNDLHMMQVVGHPVAPENARPEILAIAETVIGHHVTGSVLRYMEEIV, from the coding sequence ATGAAGAATAATGATATTAAATTGATCGCTACGGATATGGATGGAACTTTTCTAAATGACCAACATCAGTATGATCAAGACCTTTTACGCAAGGTTTTAGTAAGTTGCAAAGAAAAAGGCATCTATTTTGCTGCTGCGAGTGGCCGTGCCCTCCTTTCTCTCAAATCCCTCTTTAAAGGATTTGAGGACCAGATGATTTTCATTGCTGAAAATGGTAGTGTGGTAGAATTTCATGGAGAAGATCTCTACGAAGCGACCATGTCCAAAGACTTTTATTTGGGTGTTTTTGAGGCTTTGAAATCCTCACCTTATGCAGACCCGAATAAGCTTCTTTTGACTGGGAAAAAAGGGAGCTATGTCTTAGAAACAGTAGATCCCGACTATCTGGCCTTGAGTCAGAACTACAATGAAAACATTCAAAAAGTGAAAAGCCTAGCAGATATTCAGGATGAAATTTTCAAATTGACCACCAACTTTGATGCAGCTCTTGTACTTGAAGGTGAACAATGGGTCACTGAGAATATCCCCGGTGTCAAAGCGATGACGACAGGTTTTGAATCGATTGATATTGTCCTCGATTATGTCGATAAGGGAGTGGCCATTACCGCCTTAGCGGATAAATTAGGGATCTCGATGGATCAGGTGATGGCTTTCGGGGATAACTTAAATGACCTCCATATGATGCAAGTCGTGGGCCATCCTGTAGCGCCAGAAAATGCACGTCCTGAAATCTTAGCGATTGCTGAAACAGTCATCGGTCACCATGTAACTGGTTCTGTCCTACGCTACATGGAGGAAATTGTATGA